From the genome of Fibrobacter sp. UWH6:
TTGCGGATCTTCTGCATGTCGGGGTAGAAACCCATGGAAAGCATTTCGTCGGCTTCGTCCAGAACCAAGTCGCGGATGTCCAAAAAGTCTACGTTACCGCGCTGCACATGGTCCATCAGACGGCCCGGTGTGGCTACGATAATATGCACGCCTTCCTTAAGAGCCTTCAGCTGGGGTTCGTAAGAAACGCCACCGAAGATGGCCACAGACTTGATGCCTGTCCCTGCAGAAAGTTTCTGAACTTCGTCCTGCACCTGAATTGCCAATTCGCGGGTGGGCACCAGAATCAATGCCTGGGGAAACAGGTGGTCACGAACGATGACCTGCAAAAGGGGCAGCACGTATGCGCCGGTCTTGCCGGAACCTGTCTTGGACTGCACCAGCATATCGCGGGCGGCCAGCATATAGGGCATGGTCTTACGCTGGACGGGCATCAGGTCGGTCCAGCCGTGGCTTGCGAGAATGGCCTTCTGTTCGGCCGGCAGCATGTCAAAAGTATAGTCGGGGAGCTTGTGCTCGGGCTCAATAATATTAATCGGAGTCAAAAACGGGTTGACTTTTGTTTCCTTGGAAACGTTTTCTTCTTTTACTTCTTCGCTCATAATGAGCGCAAAGTTAGAAAATTTTGTTCCAGTGGTATTCAATACCGAAGCTGATGAACCAGTCTACAGTGGATGCGCCAACTGTTGTGGGCTCCGCCGCAGCCTCGGGAGAGGGGGCTGTGTAGACATCGCGTCCGCGGCTAGAAATTCCTGTACGGACACTAAATCCATAATGGTCGAGGAATACGAATTGCCCACCAAAACCTAGTAGGGCTCCCTTATAGGCGTCTTCAAACTTGACTCGGGATTCGTAAGATCTAGAAGGCTTGCTGACCGTATTCTTGACCGCGATATCTTCGGAGTAGAAACTGTATTGGAAACCCAGGAAGGCAAAACTGTGAATGTCGAGCCATTTGAAAGGATCGAAGGATTTAGAAAACATGACGTTTAGACCGACTTCGTGTTGCGTAAAGTCCCAGTGGTCCAACTCGTTATATATGGTATCCCTATCATCTGTTTTTGCGGCGTGTTTGGAATAACGATAGAATATTTCGCCGCCGATAAAGCCGTACCAAGTTCCGCCTGCGTACAAAGTAAATAATGGTGTGGAGTCGTCAATGAAATTCCACAGAGAAACGGAATCCTTGGTGGTGCGGTAATTGTGAATGCGACTTCTTGTGTGGCTGTTGTACCAGCTGTCCGGAGTAAAGGGAATTTGGGCCTGGGCGTAACCGGCTGAAATACCGGCCCATGCTCTGAAATCGGGAACTTCCTTGTAGAAGTCATCGGGTTCGGTTAGCTTCTTGGCCCGTTCTTCCTTGCTGAGCCTGCGGGTTGTATTGCGGTCGAAAAAGGTGCCTGCAATGTCGTCGCCAAGGGCGATCTTGTCGGCTTTCTTTGGTACTGTTCCCGCAGATCTTGGTTCAGAAGAGGTCTCGTCAAAAATGGCAATCAGGAGCTCGCTACCCTTGTCCGAAATGAACATGACGATCTTGTCTTCGACAGACTGAATCTTTGCACTCATGGAAGGGTGTCGTGCCTTGAGGTGGCCCGACGTTAGACCCGGCTCGATGTTGGCGCTGAGCCAGCTTCCGTAACGGACCGCGATAGAGTCTCGTTCCCATTCGCCTAGGGTACGGCATTTGGGTTCGCCGATGCCCATGTTGGTTCTGCGGAGGGAAAGGCAGAACTCCTTGGGGTCGATGGGAAGTTCCTTATCGATGTTCCAGATAAGAATGTCTGCATTCTGCCAGAGGGTCCACCTGGAATCGAAGTAGACGTTGCCTGCATTGGCGATGGTTATGAAGACGAATAACAGCAAACCGATTAAAGAACGGAAGGACTTCATTTATTCACTCCCGTATAAAGGTTGCTGCGAATCTGTCGCACGGAGGCTCGAACAAGAAGCTCCAGGTCCTGCAAACTGAACTTGACAATGGGATGCTGAATTTCATCGACGGCGCTAAACAGCGGACGTTGCTTCAGATTGTCCCATAAAGTGTAGGATACGATGGCGCTGATATTCTGGACTACGGATTTTTCCTGACTTTCATTGTGGATCAGGGCGTAATCAAAGTAGTCTTCCCGCTTCAGGTCGGTTCCGACGATAACTTCATGAATCAGTAAAATCTCGGGCGGCACTTTGCCTGCGCTGTCCTTGACGACGACTCCCTGTTCAGGAAGTTTGCCCTTCATGAAAATGCGGTCGTCCAGTTTCTGACTTTCTTCGGGGAAGCCGGCGAGGACTTTTTCCGAAAGGACATTCAGCTTGCTATATCCGCCGCGAAGTTCGTCCAGCATAATCTGGGCGCAGAATTCCGTTGACTTGATCTGGGTGCTGTCTCCAAAGTCAAGTCGCTTGGCAAACCAGCTGGTGCGTGTCAGGACAAATGCGTCCTGTACGCCGGCAACGGCCAGTTCCCCGTAGGGGGCCTTATGGTATGCGGGATGAGACTTGGTCCAATGATAACTTTGGCTGCACCCAACAAGAGTGCAAACCAAAATAGCTATCATCAGAACAAGAACATTTCTCATAGCGATATTAGCGTAAAGGTTAAAGTGTAAAGAAAATCTTTCTCCTTTAACCTTCATTCTTTAACCTTTATCCTAAACAGCGCCCCACTGTTCACGGTAGGCGTAAACCTTTTCCAGGATGCCTTCCGGAGCGTTGATGGCCTTGCGGTTTTCTTCCTTTTCCAGGAAGGCGATGATGTCGTTGATGTTCACGATGGAGTGAGCTTCAATTCCGTATTCTTCCTGAACGGTCTGCAGGGCAGACTTGCCGTTGTCCAACTTTTCCTTGCGGTCCACGGAAATCAGAAGACCGATCACATTTGCGTTTTCGATGTTCTTGAGGATCTGGAGGGTTTCGTTCACGGAAGTACCAGCGGTAATCACATCTTCGATAATGACTACGTTGGTCTTTTCAGCATACTTGTAGCCTACCAAGGAGCCGCCTTCACCGTGGTCCTTCACTTCCTTACGATTGTAGGTGAAGGTCAGGTTCTTGGCGTACACGTCGGAAAGCTTCATGGCGGTAGCTGCGCACAGGGGGATGCCCTTGTAGGCGGGACCATAGAGGTTGGTTGCCTTGCCGTCAAAATGTTCGACGAAAGCGGCGGCGTAGAATTCTGCCAGCTTGGAAAGGGATGCGCCGGTACGGAATTCTCCGGTGTTGATGAAATACGGGGTGTTACGGCCGCTCTTGGTTACGAAGTCGCCGAACTTGAGGGCGCCGGATTCTACCAGAAAATGGACGAATGCATCAGTCTTTGTCATTTTAAAACTCGCTGTTTTTTATGGATATACAAAATTTGGGTTCTATGCGTTTGCCCCGGTCAGCATGGCGGCGATATTTGCAAAGACGCCAGTCTGTTCGGTCAGGATTTCTGCGGCAATCAGGATGGCTACCACCAGCACGCAGACTCCGATATAAACGTAGAAGGATTTCTTGAAACCCTTAATCTTAAGCTTGAAGATCAACCAGACTACAACGCTCAGCACGGCGCTGAAAACCCATGCGGCCATGGCGCCCAGGCTTACGCCGGGAATCATGTTGATGACATAGGTGAGGGCGATGCCCGGTGCGAAGTAGAAGAGGATGCACAGGACGCACAACAGGGCGAAACCCACATAGTGGGAAAATCCGCGTTCCCTCTGGACGATGACCTGAGGTTGTGTCATGGAGGGGTCGTAAGTCGGTTCTGCAACAGGTTCGGCAACCGGTTCCACGGGAGCAGTTGCGGCCTGGATTTCGGCTTCCTGATTTTCAACTTCCTGATTGTTCTGTTCTTCGGACATAATTCCTCCTTAGAGAATAAAGGTACGGCCGTTATAAACGAATACGCGATGTTCCAGCCAGAGCTTCAGGGCCTGGGACAGGGTGCGCTTTTCGATATCCTTACCCAGTTCCACCAGTTCATTGATGCTGGCGGTTTCGGGCACGCGCTGGATGTCCTGGGCGATAATGGGGCCCTGGTCCAGGTCTTCGGTTGCGAAGTGGGCGGTGGCACCGATAATCTTCACACCCTTGTTCCATGCCTGATGGTAGGGCTTGGCACCCTTGAATGCGGGCAGGAAGCCGTGGTGGATGTTGATGATGCGGTACTTGAATTCTTCGGTAAAGGCGGCAGAAAGAATCTGCATGTAGCGGGCGAGCACCACGGTGTCGGTCTTGGTTTCTTCGATAATTTCGCGGAAACGGTTTTCCGGAATGTTCTTGTCGGGATTAGACGGAACATAGTAGAAAGGCACGCCGAAGGAGCCGCCTACAGCTGCCAAGTCAGTGTGGTTGCCTACGATACAGCTGAATTCGCAGGGGAGATCACCGTCGCGGTGCTTCAGGAGCAGGTCGTAAAGGCAGTGGTCTGTCTTGGAAACGAAAATAGCGACGCGTTCCACCTTGGTGGTGTCGAAAAGTTTCCAGTTCAGCTGGAGGTGACCTTCCAAGGTTTCCAGATGCTTGCGGACTTCTTCAATATTTTCTGAATCTGCTTCGAAAACTGCACGGAGGAAGAACGTTTCGATGTCCTTGGCGGTATGCTGCTGGAGATCGATGATGTTTGCACCGGCCTTGGCAAGAACTTGCGTGGTGCCGGCAATAAGGCCCTTTTGGTCAGGGCAATGAATTTGTAAAATGTAACGTGTGATAGCCATGGATAAAAAGTTAAAAAATCCCTGTTGACTTTATTGTTTTGTTTACAAAAAACAGGCCCTTTTAGGCCGTTGTTTATTTTGGGTCCTTGTTGATTTTAGTTTATAAAAAGATGGTTTGAAAGTGTACCGAAAAATGCTATAATTATATCACAAATCTCTTTTGGAAAAGAAGGAACAATGAATTTCAATCGCATGATCAAGAGCGCTGTCTTTATGGCATTTGGCATGGCTGCAGTCTGCTCTTTTGCAATTCCTCCCAAGACTTGGGACGCTATTTACAACGCAGAAAACGAAGGTGATTACACTTCTGCAAAAATCGAAGGCGATATCCGCTTTGGCAAGTACACCCATTACAAGGCTGTGCAGCCGGTG
Proteins encoded in this window:
- the pyrE gene encoding orotate phosphoribosyltransferase, whose product is MTKTDAFVHFLVESGALKFGDFVTKSGRNTPYFINTGEFRTGASLSKLAEFYAAAFVEHFDGKATNLYGPAYKGIPLCAATAMKLSDVYAKNLTFTYNRKEVKDHGEGGSLVGYKYAEKTNVVIIEDVITAGTSVNETLQILKNIENANVIGLLISVDRKEKLDNGKSALQTVQEEYGIEAHSIVNINDIIAFLEKEENRKAINAPEGILEKVYAYREQWGAV
- the purU gene encoding formyltetrahydrofolate deformylase, with translation MAITRYILQIHCPDQKGLIAGTTQVLAKAGANIIDLQQHTAKDIETFFLRAVFEADSENIEEVRKHLETLEGHLQLNWKLFDTTKVERVAIFVSKTDHCLYDLLLKHRDGDLPCEFSCIVGNHTDLAAVGGSFGVPFYYVPSNPDKNIPENRFREIIEETKTDTVVLARYMQILSAAFTEEFKYRIINIHHGFLPAFKGAKPYHQAWNKGVKIIGATAHFATEDLDQGPIIAQDIQRVPETASINELVELGKDIEKRTLSQALKLWLEHRVFVYNGRTFIL